In Saccharomycodes ludwigii strain NBRC 1722 chromosome III, whole genome shotgun sequence, one DNA window encodes the following:
- the MRD1 gene encoding RNA-binding ribosome biosynthesis protein MRD1 (similar to Saccharomyces cerevisiae YPR112C | MRD1 | Multiple RNA-binding domain) translates to MSRIIVKNLPKYVDENRLENHFLKRCESLHPSLKTSTKLITDVRLLKDKDGNSRKFAFIGYLNESDAFDAIKYFDGSFIDTAKIQVSQAKSFVDPRVPKPMKEKKREALKRLREKEEQLLEEKEMENNSNKKLKSNEIVNHKSSIDKEVEKNRLLREFMETMNPNKQSKSYNELLAKDKPEKSENSIITMDAEHNTNEEDAIPSNPLLATVMGLKNKNLKETGEESDDEYLDLHQKEQKDAEIVTNEKEEESAKEDEQMVSLDAFESTSDGLAKDEQVTDLDWLKNRRVRIRERGLDKATKDEDVKSEKEKDNHEEKEVQNVVVDQEEINITKIKETGRLFLRNILYTSTEDDFRKLFSPFGELEEVHIALDTRTGKSKGFAYILFKNPEDAIQAYIELDKQIFQGRLLHILPADGKKSHRLDEFDLKNMPLKKQRELKKKASASKQTFQWNSLYMNQDAVLNSVAAKLGMKKSELLDPESTSSAVKHALAEASVIGDVRKYFEKKGVDLTSFENTKRDDSVLLVKNFPYGTTKENLAELFLPFGKLKRLLLPPAGTIAIVQYRDITSAKAAFTKLSYKRFKDTILYLEKGPVGCFTRGPEGDELIDSNEEETYEIEVKEIKPSMVDIISDSQAKEMHVDGPTTSIFVKNLNFTTTSQDLVAKFNTFDGFVVAQVKTKPDPKDNSKTLSMGFGFVEFKTKDQADTVIKTMDGAVIDGHKIQLKLSHRQNASAGSSSNSKNKGKPSSKIIVKNLPFEATRKDVFELFGSFGQLKSVRVPKKFDKSARGFAFVEFLLPKEAENAMDQLQGVHLLGRRLVMQYAEQDAEDAEEKIERMTKKVKKQMNTRELANMRNSTRGKFDIGKEDDKDIDF, encoded by the coding sequence ATGTCACGTattattgtaaaaaatttacccAAATATGTGGATGAGAATCGTTTAGagaatcattttttaaaacgaTGTGAATCTTTACATCCATCTTTAAAAACCTCAACTAAATTGATCACTGATGTTAGGCTATTAAAGGATAAAGATGGGAATAGTCGTAAATTTGCATTTATTGGCTACTTAAATGAATCTGATGCATTTGATGcaatcaaatattttgatgGGAGTTTCATTGATACTGCTAAAATCCAAGTTTCACAGGCAAAATCGTTTGTTGATCCAAGGGTTCCCAAACCAatgaaggaaaaaaagagagaagcTTTAAAAAGATTGAGAGAAAAGGAAGAACAACTTTtagaagaaaaggaaatggagaataatagtaataaaaaattaaaatcaaatgaAATTGTAAATCATAAAAGTTCTATTGATAAagaagttgaaaaaaatagattgtTACGTGAATTTATGGAAACTATGAATCCAAATAAACAATCAAAATCTTATAACGAGTTATTGGCCAAAGACAAACCTGAAAAGAGCgaaaatagtattattactatggATGCTGAACATAATACAAATGAAGAGGATGCTATACCTTCCAACCCTTTATTAGCCACTGTAATGggtttgaaaaataaaaatctaaaaGAAACTGGTGAAGAAAGCGATGATGAATATTTGGATCTTCATCAAAAGGAGCAAAAAGATGCAGAAATTGTCACCAACGAAAAAGAGGAGGAATCTGCTAAAGAGGACGAACAAATGGTAAGCTTAGATGCCTTTGAATCTACATCAGATGGCTTAGCTAAAGATGAACAAGTTACTGATCTTGATTGGCTCAAAAATAGGAGAGTTAGAATACGTGAACGTGGCTTGGATAAGGCCACCAAAGACGAAGATGTTAAGTctgagaaagaaaaagataatcacgaggaaaaagaagttCAAAATGTGGTTGTAGATCAGGAGGAGAtaaatattacaaaaattaaagaaactGGCCGTTTGTTTTTACGTAATATTCTTTACACTTCTACAGAGGATGATTTCAGAAAACTATTTTCTCCATTCGGAGAGTTGGAGGAAGTTCACATTGCCTTGGACACTAGAACAGGCAAGTCTAAAGGGTTTGCTTacattttgtttaaaaatcCAGAAGATGCAATACAAGCTTATATCGAACTagataaacaaattttcCAAGGTAGGTTGCTTCACATTTTACCAGCAGATGGTAAAAAATCGCATAGGCTAGATGAGTTTGATTTGAAGAATATGCCATTGAAAAAGCAGAGggagttgaaaaaaaaggcaagTGCTTCCAAACAAACTTTCCAGTGGAATTCCTTGTATATGAACCAAGATGCCGTTTTGAACAGTGTGGCAGCAAAGCTTGGCATGAAAAAATCCGAATTACTAGATCCAGAGAGTACTAGCTCTGCAGTCAAACACGCATTGGCTGAAGCCTCTGTTATTGGAGATGTtcgaaaatattttgaaaagaaaggTGTTGATTTAACTAGTTTTGAAAACACCAAACGTGACGATTCTGTTTTATTGGTTAAAAATTTCCCATATGGAACaaccaaagaaaatttagCTGAATTATTCTTGCCGTTTGgcaaattgaaaagattaTTGCTTCCCCCTGCAGGTACAATAGCCATTGTACAATATAGGGATATCACGAGTGCTAAGGCCGCTTTTACAAAGTTGTCTTATAAAAGGTTCAAAGAtactattttatatttggaaaaagGTCCAGTCGGGTGTTTTACAAGGGGTCCCGAAGGCGATGAACTTATTGACTCAAATGAGGAAGAAACATATGAAATTGAAGTTAAAGAAATCAAACCATCCATGGTGGATATTATTAGCGATTCCCAAGCTAAAGAAATGCATGTTGACGGTCCAACTACTTCAATATTTGTCAAAAACTTAAATTTTACAACAACCTCTCAAGATTTGGTTGCCAAATTTAACACCTTTGACGGATTTGTTGTCGCTCAAGTTAAAACCAAACCAGATCCAAAAGATAATAGTAAAACATTGTCTATGGGATTTGGTTTTGTTGAATTTAAAACGAAGGACCAAGCAGATACTGTTATCAAAACAATGGACGGTGCTGTAATTGATGGTCATAAAATACAGTTGAAATTATCACACAGGCAGAATGCGTCTGCTGGTAGTAGTTCCAATTCGAAGAACAAAGGTAAACCTAGTtctaaaattattgttaagAACTTACCATTTGAAGCCACTAGGAAAGATgtatttgaattatttggTTCTTTTGGCCAATTGAAATCAGTTAGGGTTCCAAAGAAGTTTGATAAATCTGCTAGAGGTTTTGCCTTTGTTGAGTTTTTGTTGCCAAAAGAAGCCGAGAATGCAATGGATCAATTGCAAGGTGTCCATTTATTAGGTCGTAGACTAGTTATGCAATATGCCGAACAAGACGCTGAAGATGCGGAGGAAAAGATTGAAAGAATGACTAAAAAGGTTAAGAAACAAATGAATACTAGGGAATTGGCTAATATGAGAAATTCTACAAGGGGCAAGTTTGATATTGGTAAAGAGGATGACAAGGACattgatttttaa
- the DRN1 gene encoding Drn1p (similar to Saccharomyces cerevisiae YGR093W | DRN1 | Debranching enzyme-associated RiboNuclease), translating into MTEQSSSLLKVLFFNATIDSIKDAINKINQLNSKAGPFTFAFNINLIDNLSSIKETLDSTSVRYILLSKKEKNPGKNRSASLIQLTNPYGIYELESGFRIAYIKFDNDCNKVMKNIIPFFTKFGEFVDVLVTSYNQIETNFNKEQQYIIDSVIKLVKPFYHFTPNNETSDFVEEMPFLWDSVQRPARSLKIPQLHMGKKWAYAFNFDILKSLEVPTTLRSNPYLPKDNRKRKPLCIDGEKNLEKIKKLKTVQPTNCHFCFTNDNIEDHMIVSIGNNAYLTIAKGPLTVPQQGLPFPGHCIITSIEHIPKLNCRIKPSSHVFETSLYKEIIQFEQALCKMFAKFDMSIIVSEINFENAVHYHLQVYPVPNKYLDKFNISLEKHIHSNNEKYTSNAKLNFKKIHSVDDEDYKKLINNPSSNYFQFKVHKSDGEVEIFYSIFDPQHRLDLQFGRRVLAYILNQPKRIKWDSKICFESKEKETKNAQQFQELFREFDFTDAS; encoded by the coding sequence atgacAGAGCAATCTTCATCGCTATTaaaagtattatttttcaacgCTACCATAGATTCAATAAAAGATGCcattaacaaaataaatcaattgAATTCAAAAGCCGGTCCTTTCACCTTTGCGTTTAATATCAATTTAATAGATAATTTATCTTCAATTAAGGAAACGTTAGACTCAACATCTGTCCGatacattttattatctaaaaaagaaaaaaatccaGGAAAAAATAGAAGTGCAAGCCTAATTCAACTAACCAATCCTTATGGAATATATGAATTAGAAAGTGGATTTCGAATTGcttatattaaatttgacAATGATTGCAATAAAgttatgaaaaatataataccATTTTTCACGAAATTTGGTGAGTTTGTAGATGTTTTGGTTACTTCTTATAATCAAATTGAAACTAACTTTAATAAAGAACAGCaatatattattgattCTGTTATAAAATTAGTTAAACCTTTCTATCACTTTACCCCGAATAATGAAACATCTGATTTTGTGGAAGAAATGCCCTTTTTGTGGGATTCTGTGCAGAGACCGGCCCGCAGTTTGAAAATTCCACAATTGCACATGGGGAAAAAATGGGCCTAtgcatttaattttgatatACTGAAATCTCTAGAAGTTCCTACAACTTTGCGTTCCAATCCGTATTTGCCAAAAGataatagaaaaagaaaacccCTTTGTATTGAtggggaaaaaaatttggaaaaaataaaaaaattgaaaactgTTCAACCTACCAACTGCCATTTTTGTTTCACCAATGACAATATTGAAGATCATATGATAGTTTCCATAGGAAACAATGCTTATTTGACAATAGCAAAGGGTCCACTGACTGTTCCTCAGCAAGGATTACCATTTCCTGGACattgtattattacttcTATCGAACATAttccaaaattaaattgtaGAATAAAGCCATCAAGCCATGTATTCGAAACATCATTGtataaagaaattattcaatttgaACAAGCCTTGTGTAAAATGTTTGCCAAATTTGATATGTCTATCATTGTTTCtgaaattaattttgaaaatgctGTGCATTATCACTTACAAGTTTATCCAGTTCCAAACAAATATCTggataaatttaatatttcattAGAGAAACATATTCATTCCAACAACGAAAAATACACTTCCAATGCCAAattaaatttcaaaaaaatccaTTCGGTAGATGATGaggattataaaaaattaataaataatcctTCATCTAATTATTTCCAGTTCAAAGTACACAAAAGTGATGGCGAAGTcgaaatattttattctatCTTTGATCCACAACACAGACTGGACTTACAATTTGGAAGAAGGGTTTTGGCTTATATTTTGAACCAACCAAAACGTATTAAATGGGATTCTAAAATTTGCTTTGAATctaaggaaaaagaaactaaAAATGCCCAACAATTTCAGGAACTTTTTAGAGAATTTGATTTCACTGATGCAAGCTAA
- a CDS encoding uncharacterized protein (similar to Saccharomyces cerevisiae YGR092W | DBF2 | DumbBell Former (paralog of YPR111W | DBF20)) — protein MSAFFNSPTRKQYNSQDAVEALTGNISNLSFNTKENTTPMKSKYYTNNRAGPIIREDNSLMEVDDSDFVPGSSNHVDALSRSPKKLPTDFYSKASSSKTKRLVDVCQMFFLDYYCDMFDYVISRRERTREVAMMLKDQPNEQEVASAWQGYFQKESYALRKRRLKPRTKDFEMITQIGQGGYGAVYLARKKDTREIVALKTVNKRFFSKETSYFVTERDILTITRSDWLVKLFYAFQDSQCLYLAMEFVPGGDFRTLLFNTRTLISSHARFYISEMFCAVNALHELGYTHRDLKPENFLIDAGGHIKLTDFGLAAGHVSKERIESMKLRLEQVKNLNFPEFKERSMEDRARMYQQLRSENINYASSTVGSPDYMALEVLEKGRSYDFTADYWSLGCILFESLVGYTPFCGSNTNETYENLRNWKEVLRRPVKSNGSYAISDRTWELITRLIADPTKRLKSFEHVKRMRYFVEIDFDNLRKVQPPFVPQLDDETDVGYFDDFSNEEHMARYGDVFKRQAKMENNASNDVMANIVGFTFKHRKGKSGSTGILYDGAQNVDPFATFY, from the coding sequence ATGTCggctttttttaattcaccCACAAGAAAGCAATATAATAGTCAAGATGCCGTTGAAGCTTTGACTGGTAATATAAGTAACTTGAGTTTCAACACCAAAGAAAACACCACACCAATGAAATCTAAATATTACACTAATAACCGTGCTGGCCCTATTATCAGAGAAGATAACTCTTTGATGGAAGTTGATGATTCTGATTTTGTCCCAGGTTCTTCCAATCATGTCGATGCCTTGTCAAGATCTCCAAAAAAACTACCCACCGATTTTTATTCCAAAGCTTCCTCtagtaaaacaaaaagattaGTAGACGTATGCCAAATGTTTTTCttagattattattgtgaCATGTTTGATTATGTAATTAGCAGAAGAGAACGTACGCGTGAGGTTGCTATGATGTTAAAGGATCAACCAAATGAACAAGAGGTTGCCAGTGCATGGCAGGGatatttccaaaaagaGTCTTATGCgttaagaaaaagaagattaAAGCCTAGAACAAAAGATTTTGAAATGATCACCCAGATTGGCCAAGGTGGTTATGGTGCTGTTTACTTAGCTAGAAAAAAGGATACCAGAGAAATCGTTGCTTTGAAAACAGTTAACAAAAGATTTTTCTCCAAAGAAACCAGTTATTTTGTCACAGAAAGAGATATTTTGACTATTACTAGGTCTGATTGGTTAGTTAAGTTGTTTTATGCCTTTCAAGACTCCCAATGCTTATATTTAGCAATGGAATTTGTTCCAGGTGGCGATTTCAgaactttattatttaacacCAGAACTTTAATTTCTTCGCACGCAAGATTCTACATAAGCGAAATGTTTTGCGCCGTCAATGCATTGCATGAACTAGGATATACCCATAGAGATTTGAAACctgaaaattttttgatagaTGCCGGTGGTCACATAAAATTAACTGACTTTGGTTTGGCAGCCGGCCACGTGTCTAAGGAAAGAATCGAAAGTATGAAACTGAGATTAGAACAGGTTAAAAACTTGAATTTCCCAGAATTTAAAGAACGTTCTATGGAAGATAGGGCAAGAATGTATCAACAATTAAGAtctgaaaatattaactaTGCGTCAAGCACTGTAGGTTCACCTGATTATATGGCTCTGGAAGTTTTGGAAAAGGGCAGAAGCTATGATTTTACTGCTGATTATTGGTCCTTGGGTTGTATATTGTTTGAAAGTCTAGTAGGTTATACACCGTTCTGTGGTAGCAACACTAATGAAACGTATGAAAATCTACGAAACTGGAAAGAGGTTTTACGCAGACCAGTGAAAAGTAATGGTAGTTATGCTATTAGCGATAGGACATGGGAATTGATTACACGGTTAATCGCAGATCCTACAAAGAGATTGAAATCTTTTGAACATGTTAAAAGAATGAGATATTTTGTTGAGATAGATTTTGACAATTTGAGAAAAGTCCAACCTCCATTTGTTCCACAATTAGACGATGAAACAGACGTTGGCTATTTCGATGATTTTTCCAATGAGGAACATATGGCTCGTTACGGAGATGTTTTCAAAAGGCAGGCTAAAATGGAAAACAATGCAAGTAACGATGTTATGGCAAATATTGTTGGTTTTACCTTTAAGCACAGGAAGGGTAAGAGTGGTTCAACAGGTATTTTATACGATGGTGCTCAAAATGTAGATCCATTTGCTACTTTTTACTGA
- the PRP31 gene encoding U4/U6-U5 snRNP complex subunit PRP31 (similar to Saccharomyces cerevisiae YGR091W | PRP31 | Pre-mRNA Processing): MSLLDELNNDFDSNNENESEKETQENIEIEDHLKVDNHDTLSPMTFEEKSLFGFLKDYENTTLNNNSNFIFKYEKDILNIIDKPLHEEADLYLLTESLTVFKDQIFTLYKDLLASYNYSQELSSILDNDPEKFCQTLELLINNKSKEVPDGSCLLNTSTLTKEQVLLVTLQLQNMPPITNNSLKTQLGALINKILKLCELQKKITNFIKIHSMKVTPNLCNLVGPTIASQLISHGSNLKQLSLMPSSNLITLGQDGKQKKSILYYSSFVQEQNDDMWRKKALRILGGKCSLALRVDYLKSNTDGKLGLQWKKELENKIEKLSTPSNVTKIKPLPVPHDNSKKKRRGGRKLKKIKERYRLSYVQQLANKMAFGKEEKSVLNSFGEEVGLGLSTSRTALVNNSNNVGDFGLSKKMKKRLREESDKVKKYMLDKGDSFVLENPDTESKDNRAVNGNIVSSKKKDGTAVQDTKDGFDSWYNKFT; this comes from the coding sequence ATGTCTTTATTAGATGAACTAAATAACGATTTTGATAGCAACAACGAAAATGAATCTGAAAAGGAAACCCaagaaaatatagaaaTTGAAGATCACTTGAAGGTTGATAATCATGACACATTAAGTCCAATGAcctttgaagaaaaatctttatttggttttttaaaagattacGAAAATACTactttgaataataattcaaacttcattttcaagtatgaaaaagatatattaaatatcaTTGATAAACCTTTACACGAGGAAGCagatttgtatttattaacCGAATCATTGACTGTGTTTAAAGATCAGATTTTTACACTTTATAAAGACTTACTTGCCTCTTATAATTATAGTCAAGAATTATCATCTATATTAGATAATGATCCAGAAAAATTTTGTCAAACTTTAGAACTacttattaataataaaagtaaagaaGTTCCTGATGGCAGCTGTTTATTAAATACTTCAACTTTAACCAAAGAACAGGTTTTATTAGTTACTCTTCAACTACAGAATATGCCtccaataacaaataattcaTTAAAGACACAATTAGGTGCACTAATTAATaagattttgaaattatgtgaactacaaaaaaaaatcacaaaCTTTATAAAGATCCATTCTATGAAAGTAACACCAAATCTATGCAATTTAGTGGGGCCAACTATAGCATCGCAGTTAATCTCGCATGGctcaaatttaaaacagtTAAGTTTAATGCCTAGTTCTAATTTAATAACGTTAGGTCAGGAtggaaaacaaaagaaaagcaTACTATATTATTCAAGTTTTGTCCAGGAACAAAACGATGACATGTGGAGGAAAAAAGCTCTAAGAATTCTAGGTGGAAAATGTTCCTTGGCACTCAGAGTAGactatttaaaatcaaatacGGATGGCAAACTGGGTTTGCAGTGGAAGAAagaattagaaaataaaatagaaaagtTATCTACACCGTCTAATGTAACTAAAATCAAACCATTACCAGTTCCGCATGataattccaaaaaaaaaagaaggggGGGaagaaaattgaaaaaaataaaagaaagataCAGATTGTCTTATGTCCAACAGTTAGCCAATAAAATGGCATTTggtaaagaagaaaaaagtgtATTGAATAGTTTTGGTGAAGAAGTCGGATTAGGGTTGTCAACTAGTAGAACAGCTCTTGTAaataattccaataatGTTGGAGACTTTGGGTTatcaaagaaaatgaagaaaagaTTGCGGGAAGAAAGTgacaaagttaaaaaatatatgttgGATAAAGGTGATAGTTTTGTCTTAGAGAATCCTGATACTGAATCGAAAGACAACAGAGCTGTTAATGGAAACATTGTCAGTAGTAAAAAGAAGGACGGTACTGCGGTACAAGATACCAAAGATGGTTTTGATTCTTggtataataaatttacatAG
- the RPC40 gene encoding DNA-directed RNA polymerase core subunit RPC40 (similar to Saccharomyces cerevisiae YPR110C | RPC40 | RNA Polymerase C): protein MSDKIVNIEYNRVTNVTSTDFPGYAENTFNHAWDVEKFKDQFEVDISKLDEREANFDLIHIDTSIANAFRRIMISEVPSIAAEYVYFFNNTSVLQDEVLAHRIGLVPLKVDPDLLTWVDHTVPEDEKFNDENTIVLTLNVQCTRNPDAPKGCTDSNILYRNSNVYAKDLKFEPQGKQVDVFANQPVVPCDPNILLCKLRPGQEISLRVHCILGVGSDHAKFSPVATASYRLMPHINILEPIEGEAAKRFQKCFPAGVIGIDAAGKAYVANARKDTVSREVLRHEEFNNKVKLGRVRDHFIFNVETTGAMTPEEIFFKSVRILKNKAQYLKNCPISE from the coding sequence ATGTCTGAtaaaattgtaaatattGAATATAACCGTGTTACCAATGTTACATCTACTGATTTTCCAGGTTATGCAGAAAACACTTTTAACCATGCTTGGGATGtagaaaaatttaaagacCAATTTGAAGTTGATATCAGTAAATTGGATGAAAGAGAAGCCAATTTTGATTTGATCCACATTGATACTTCTATTGCTAACGCATTCCGTCGTATTATGATCAGTGAAGTTCCAAGCATAGCTGCTgaatatgtttatttttttaacaatacATCTGTACTACAAGATGAAGTCCTAGCACACAGAATTGGTTTAGTTCCATTAAAGGTTGATCCAGATTTATTAACATGGGTTGATCACACTGTACCAGAAGAcgaaaaatttaatgacGAAAATACAATagttttaactttaaatgTTCAATGTACACGTAATCCAGATGCACCAAAGGGATGTACCgattcaaatattttatatcgTAACTCCAATGTCTATgcaaaagatttaaaatttgaacCACAGGGTAAGCAAGTAGATGTTTTTGCAAACCAGCCAGTTGTTCCTTGTgatccaaatattttattgtgCAAGTTAAGGCCCGGTCAGGAAATTTCTCTAAGAGTTCATTGTATTTTGGGTGTTGGGTCTGATCATGCAAAGTTTTCACCTGTGGCTACGGCTTCTTATAGATTAATGCCACACATTAACATATTGGAACCTATAGAGGGAGAGGCTGCTAAAAGGTTTCAAAAATGTTTTCCAGCAGGCGTTATTGGAATCGATGCAGCTGGCAAAGCTTATGTAGCTAATGCTAGAAAGGATACTGTTTCTAGAGAAGTATTAAGGCATGaagaatttaataataaagtaaagTTGGGCAGAGTGAGAgatcattttattttcaatgttGAAACCACAGGTGCCATGACACCGgaagaaatatttttcaaaagtgTTCgcattttaaaaaacaaagcacaatatttaaaaaactgCCCAATTTCTGAATAA
- the GLD1 gene encoding Gld1p (similar to Saccharomyces cerevisiae YPR109W | predicted membrane protein) yields MFDSQDNHNVYKQRKHFFQNQLISDLGSITYVILIFKYVAFNDYTVVLFLRLIMTNILKRLYTKVKDRARFYEHNGYLNRIRMFSGVSPTDVTPDDEQLSAEVQEKIIELKFLKPARFFLFNLSFSFNSLMVLLSIIFPIDFKNNWGYYADGASPTIQSNSLFIDFLGMNKDISIYGNFKGNLFNILLEFIILYLHFSIYQLTCFDQQQTNDSQSGSDLVNQEESISHEDSDGYDGDVIVTKIDFVSTFEKVFSKNDQSINNEADIV; encoded by the coding sequence atgtTTGATTCTCAAGATAACCACAatgtatataaacaaagaaaacatttttttcaaaatcaattaataTCAGACCTAGGCTCAATAACATACgtgattttaattttcaaatatgtAGCCTTTAACGATTACACTGTTGTTCTATTTCTTCGATTAATAATGACAAACATCCTTAAAAGATTATATACTAAAGTTAAGGATCGAGCAAGATTTTATGAACATAATGGTTACCTAAATAGAATCAGGATGTTTTCGGGCGTATCACCAACTGATGTGACACCCGATGATGAACAATTATCAGCTGAGGTACAAGAAAAGATAATAGaactaaaatttttaaagccTGCAAGattttttctcttcaaTTTATCATTTAGTTTCAATTCTCTCATggttttattatctattattttcccaatagattttaaaaataattgggGATATTATGCGGATGGTGCATCTCCAACAATCCAAAGTAATAGTctatttattgattttttagGTATGAACAAAgatatttcaatttatGGAAATTTCAAGGGTAACTTGTTCAATATATTGTTAGagtttattatattatacttgcatttttctatttatcAATTAACATGTTTTGACCAGCAACAAACAAATGATAGTCAGAGTGGTTCTGACCTTGTGAATCAAGAGGAAAGTATTAGTCATGAAGATAGCGATGGCTACGATGGTGATGTCATAGTAacaaaaattgattttgtgtctacttttgaaaaagtaTTTAGTAAAAATGATCAGTccattaataatgaagCAGACATTGTGTAG